The following proteins are co-located in the Lepisosteus oculatus isolate fLepOcu1 chromosome 9, fLepOcu1.hap2, whole genome shotgun sequence genome:
- the gpx7 gene encoding glutathione peroxidase 7, with product MLLILFTLLLVVSSFLEAKQKDFYTFKVVNIRGKLVSLEKYRGSVSLVVNVASECGFTDEHYKELQELQRNYGPYHFNVLAFPCNQFGQQEPGSDKEIESFARRVYSVSFPMFSKIAVVGTGANNIYKYLAESSGKEPDWNFWKYLVDTNGKVVNSWGPSVSIREIRPYISDLVRQIILKKKDEL from the exons ATGCTTTTAATCTTGTTTACATTGCTCTTAGTTGTTTCTAGCTTTTTAGAGGCAAAGCAGAAAgatttttatacttttaaagTAGTGAACATCAGGGGAAAGTTAGTATCCTTGGAGAAATACAGAGGTTCG GTGTCCCTGGTGGTGAACGTGGCCAGTGAGTGTGGCTTCACGGACGAGCACTAcaaggagctgcaggagctgcagAGGAATTACGGGCCCTACCACTTCAATGTGCTGGCCTTCCCCTGCAACCAGTTTGGCCAGCAGGAGCCTGGCAGCGACAAGGAGATCGAGAGCTTTGCCCGCAGGGTCTACAGTGTCTCCTTCCCCATGTTCAGTAAGATTGCTGTGGTTGGGACTGGGGCCAATAACATTTACAAGTACCTGGCAG AGTCTTCAGGAAAGGAGCCAGACTGGAATTTCTGGAAGTACCTGGTGGACACCAATGGGAAAGTTGTGAACTCATGGGGGCCCAGTGTGTCCATTAGAGAAATCAGGCCATACATCTCTGACCTTGTGCGGCAGATCATCCTGAAGAAAAAAGATGAACTTTAG